The stretch of DNA CGGATCGTCGCAAGATTGCGGCATAAGGAGGAACAAAAAATGCTTTGGACCATAGTGGTAATCTTGTTGATACTTTGGCTACTAGGTTTAGTCACCTCGTACACCATGGGCGGGGTCATTCACGTTCTTTTGGTCATAGCGCTCGTGGTGATATTGATTAATCTCATTCAAGGTCGCAGGGGTCTGTAACGGCCTGGAATGCCTTTATGCGGCCATACAAGATCAAGTTCCCGCAATAGCTCAACAGGGGGGGAGTAATTAGTGAACAGAAGAAGAAACATCGACAAGCCGTAGGTTTATGCCCATTCTTGGGCTTCTCGCGGGCGAGTATTCGTATGTCTCATGCAACGCCGTGAGACATTGCGGCATGCCACACCTGCGGTAGTAGGAATCGCGGTTCCCACAAAAAGAGTGAGCAACATGAACCTGAACGTCGCAATAAAGCTGGGACTGCTTAAAATATCAGTGGGTTACAATTATCAGCAATTTTATTTTTTGAACTGCGATCTAGTTTTCTGAAAAACCTCAAAAATGTTTAGCCGTTAAAATGTTTCTAAAATCGTCAAGCTTGCGATGACACCGCCTCAGATGAAGGGCTTCATGGTGGTTGATTTTAGCAATTCCGATACGGAGATCTTCAAGATATTTCTGGACCCCTCTAATCGAGACATCCAGTTCATACTCCCCCTAAAACTGCTTATTTCGGGCAGATGCCTCCTGGCATAAGAGCAACTAACTGGATTGGGGACGATTTGAGCCGATCTTTCTGTCTCCGTATTCCCCACTCCCCAGATCTTAACCCTATCGAACAACAATGTTTCATCATGAAGGGCAAACCCAGACGATCTGAAATATAGATTTACAAAACAAAACTGTTAAAAAATTGTCGATCATGGCATGGAGCAGAAGGCAGAGATGGGAGTAATGAAGGGTTTTCAATAATAGGAGATTTGATATGGGTTACGACATCATCATAATTCTTGCCGTGCTTGTGGCAGGGGTGGGTGGTTTCATCGTTTTATCGCGTACTATCTTGAACAATTGGAAAGCAGGATCACGGGGCAAGGAAGAAGTGGATGCTCTCCAAACCAAGAAGAACCGAGAGGAAGTGGAGAGGGAACGAGAGAATGAACGAGAGAGTTAATAAGGGATGCAAGCAAATGGCTTGAAGATGGGCATCGGAGGAATTTTGCTGTTGAAAGCCGACCGGTGGCATTTTAATGTTTCCAGTGTCACAAAATTTAAGAGAAAAAGAAAACAGGAGTGGTTACTCAACAATCAGAAACCTACAACTTTTTCCTCTTGATCATGCAGGAAAAGGCAAAGGAGATTTCCCATGAAGATTTTAGGCCTAGTGATGATGGGATTACTGCTCGTATACGCTTTCTTTGGCTTGCAAGACGTCAGGGCTGACGAAGCGGACGAGGCTTACAAAACTGGACTAAAGTATTACAACGGTGAAGGCGTCGGTCAAAATTATTCAGAGGCTATACAATGGTAT from Desulfomonilaceae bacterium encodes:
- a CDS encoding lmo0937 family membrane protein — its product is MLWTIVVILLILWLLGLVTSYTMGGVIHVLLVIALVVILINLIQGRRGL